A window of the Candidatus Desulfatibia profunda genome harbors these coding sequences:
- a CDS encoding DEAD/DEAH box helicase: MSFKNLDLNDAVLKAVHDLGFVEPTPIQTEAIPEIMFGDRDLVGLAQTGTGKTAAFGLPMIQLIDFDSRHTQGVIICPTRELCLQIAKDIKSFCKYIKAAKIAAVYGGAGIENQISQVKKGVQIIVATPGRLLDLMRRSVINLSSVNYVVLDEADEMLNMGFKEDIDAILDQTPTEKRIWLFAATMPHAVATIAKKYMHRPVEITIGKKNAGAENIKHIYFVVMEKDRYPALKRIIDFHPDIYGLVFCRTRIETQEIAEKLIKDGYNAEALHGDLSQQVREQVMGRYRTKSIQVLVATDVAARGIDVQDITHVINYKLPDEPDNYTHRSGRTGRAGKSGMSVAIINTKENYKLQQIERKSGIKFNYVKVPEGQAVCENQLYAMINKLVAVEVTHAEIGKFLAPVYSTLAGLTKEALIQKFVSLEFNRFLDYYKDTVDINVTRAKKDKAAVKISRKKETAKSRTLPEKTRRFFMNAGRMDNIVKGTVIRNVCDRSGISADKIGKIEILREFSFFEVASGSDEKVLKAMRGVKIDGREVRIQYAEKNGKKNVRTKKKKGH, encoded by the coding sequence ATGAGTTTTAAAAATTTGGATTTAAACGACGCCGTGCTAAAGGCGGTTCATGACCTGGGGTTTGTCGAACCAACCCCCATTCAGACTGAAGCCATTCCTGAAATTATGTTCGGTGACAGAGATCTTGTGGGGCTTGCCCAGACCGGAACCGGCAAAACCGCCGCCTTTGGTTTGCCCATGATTCAGTTGATTGATTTTGATTCAAGGCATACCCAAGGTGTCATCATCTGCCCGACGCGGGAATTGTGTTTGCAGATCGCGAAGGATATTAAGAGCTTCTGTAAATATATCAAAGCGGCCAAGATTGCTGCCGTATATGGTGGTGCCGGTATTGAAAATCAGATCAGCCAGGTCAAAAAGGGGGTTCAGATCATTGTGGCCACGCCGGGAAGGCTGTTGGATCTGATGCGGCGTTCGGTCATCAACCTGTCAAGCGTGAATTATGTGGTTCTGGATGAAGCCGATGAAATGCTGAATATGGGCTTTAAGGAAGATATCGACGCCATTTTGGACCAAACGCCTACCGAGAAGCGAATCTGGCTGTTTGCTGCCACAATGCCCCATGCGGTGGCAACCATCGCCAAGAAATACATGCATCGACCGGTGGAAATAACCATCGGTAAAAAAAATGCCGGTGCCGAAAATATCAAGCACATCTATTTTGTTGTCATGGAAAAAGATCGATATCCGGCGCTCAAACGCATTATCGATTTCCACCCCGACATCTACGGCCTCGTTTTTTGCCGCACCCGGATAGAGACCCAGGAGATTGCCGAGAAACTGATTAAAGACGGCTATAATGCCGAAGCCCTTCATGGCGATCTTTCCCAGCAGGTAAGGGAGCAGGTCATGGGCCGATATCGCACAAAATCCATTCAGGTCCTGGTTGCCACAGATGTCGCTGCAAGAGGCATCGATGTTCAGGACATCACGCATGTTATCAACTACAAGCTTCCGGATGAACCGGACAATTACACGCATCGAAGCGGCCGAACCGGACGCGCCGGCAAATCCGGCATGTCCGTTGCGATTATCAATACAAAGGAAAACTATAAGCTCCAGCAGATCGAACGCAAATCCGGCATCAAATTTAATTATGTAAAAGTTCCGGAAGGACAAGCCGTATGCGAGAATCAGCTTTATGCCATGATCAACAAACTTGTGGCGGTTGAGGTGACCCATGCGGAGATCGGAAAGTTTCTAGCGCCCGTATACAGCACACTGGCCGGCCTTACAAAAGAAGCGTTGATCCAGAAATTTGTCTCTCTGGAATTCAACCGTTTTCTGGATTATTACAAAGATACGGTTGACATTAATGTGACCCGGGCAAAAAAAGATAAAGCTGCCGTCAAGATATCGCGTAAAAAAGAGACCGCCAAAAGCCGAACTCTACCGGAAAAAACTAGACGCTTTTTCATGAACGCCGGCAGGATGGACAATATTGTCAAGGGCACGGTTATCAGAAATGTGTGCGACAGATCCGGCATCAGTGCTGATAAAATCGGCAAAATAGAAATACTGCGGGAATTTTCATTTTTCGAAGTAGCGTCCGGCAGCGATGAAAAAGTGCTCAAAGCGATGAGAGGCGTAAAGATTGACGGTAGGGAGGTCCGGATACAATACGCTGAAAAAAACGGCAAGAAAAACGTTCGCACAAAGAAGAAAAAGGGGCATTAG